One Cicer arietinum cultivar CDC Frontier isolate Library 1 chromosome 8, Cicar.CDCFrontier_v2.0, whole genome shotgun sequence DNA segment encodes these proteins:
- the LOC101493149 gene encoding non-specific lipid transfer protein GPI-anchored 7-like, translating into MKNCIMYMVIVISIMSVISLVDAQAAPPCAIQLLPCMDYLNSTTKPPNSCCNPIKDLDEADKTCFCQLALTPGLLEGFGVKISQAFKVLHSCDVNFDITFCKASSPTLSPSSRQPPATPGSDEGGSGRITLNGLCFILFIWAFVLFH; encoded by the exons ATGAAGAATTGCATAATGTATATGGTGATTGTAATTAGCATAATGAGTGTAATTAGCTTAGTAGATGCGCAAGCAGCTCCACCTTGTGCTATTCAGTTATTACCATGCATGGATTATCTTAATTCCACTACTAAACCACCCAATAGTTGTTGTAATCCAATTAAAGATTTAGATGAAGCCGACAAAACATGTTTCTGCCAACTTGCTTTAACTCCTGGCTTACTTGAAGGTTTTGGTGTTAAAATCTCTCAGGCTTTCAAAGTTCTCCACTCATGTGATGTCAATTTCGATATCACTTTCTGCAAAG CTTCTTCTCCGACTCTTTCTCCATCATCTAGGCAACCCCCAG CAACACCTGGAAGTGATGAAGGAGGATCGGGCAGAATCACTTTAAATGGACTCTGCTTTATACTGTTTATTTGGGCATTTGTGTTGTTTCATTAA
- the LOC101492820 gene encoding uncharacterized protein has product MATLNFGLATTSVNGGYRARSKLSRRKPTIVCIGWDPEGVLGPPKSGHLARLEFRRRLEKDADAREAFERQVREEKERRRALRQSRDVPDTPEGLIEYFLDTEAQEIEYEIARMRPQLNKEFFSQLKSELGQLRFAVNKTQAMEDRLIELEALERAIQEGTEAYDKMQTELIKAKTSLAKILTSKDVKATLLEMVESNEINRSLLTLLDENIATAHGANQKQAAEYMEKLRGAVLKYITV; this is encoded by the exons ATGGCTACGCTTAACTTTGGCTTAGCCACAACAAGTGTGAATGGTGGTTATAGAGCTAGAAGCAAATTGAGCCGACGCAAACCCACAATTGTGTGCATTGGATGG GACCCCGAAGGTGTGTTGGGCCCACCCAAAAGCGGCCACCTCGCTAGGCTTGAGTTTCGTAGACGGCTCGAAAAAGATGCGGATGCCCGCGAAGCCTTTGAACGCCAAGTCCGTGAAGAAAAAGAGCGCCGTCGAGCCCTTCGCCAA TCTCGTGATGTTCCTGATACTCCAGAAGGACTCATAGAATACTTCCTTGACACTGAAGCTCAAGAGATTGAATATGAGATTGCAAGAATGAGACCACA GTTAAATAAGGAATTCTTTTCGCAATTAAAATCCGAGTTAGGACAGCTTCGGTTTGCTGTTAACAAAACACAG GCCATGGAGGATAGACTCATTGAGCTGGAGGCTCTAGAGAGAGCCATACAAGAAGGAACAG AAGCCTATGATAAGATGCAAACTGAGCTCATTAAAGCCAAGACAAGTCTAGCCAAAATCTTGACATCAAAGGATGTCAAAGCAACT TTGCTGGAGATGGTTGAAAGCAACGAGATTAATCGATCTTTGTTGACCCTTCTCGATGAAAACATAGCAACTGCGCACGGGGCCAACCAG AAGCAAGCTGCGGAATACATGGAGAAGCTCCGTGGTGCTGTTCTCAAATACATAACAGTTTAG
- the LOC101493479 gene encoding 21 kDa protein — translation MAARAKVSLLVLIMSLVSYMVGTTESSITPTEFIRSSCEATSYPALCVQCLTGYASAIGQSDQQLAITAISVSISRTQLSASFVNTMSKSRGIKQREYRAMQDCIENMADSLDRLSKSVTELGNIGHAVGEDFRWHMSNVQTWVSAALTDDDSCLDGFTDLFMNENVKAAIKDKVVNVAQVTSNALALVNRFASNHRTAETP, via the coding sequence ATGGCAGCCAGAGCAAAGGTTTCTTTACTGGTCCTCATCATGAGCCTTGTCAGTTACATGGTTGGAACCACAGAATCCTCTATAACCCCAACAGAGTTCATCAGGTCCTCATGTGAGGCTACTAGTTACCCTGCTTTATGCGTTCAATGTCTCACGGGGTATGCAAGCGCGATCGGCCAAAGTGATCAACAACTAGCCATAACTGCTATATCAGTGAGCATATCCAGGACACAGTTGAGTGCATCATTTGTGAATACGATGTCAAAATCAAGGGGCATCAAGCAAAGGGAGTACAGAGCCATGCAAGACTGCATAGAAAACATGGCTGACAGTTTGGACAGACTCAGCAAATCGGTAACGGAGCTAGGCAATATCGGTCATGCTGTTGGAGAGGACTTCAGGTGGCACATGAGCAACGTGCAAACTTGGGTTAGCGCTGCCCTTACCGATGATGACAGTTGTCTTGATGGCTTTACTGATCTTTTCATGAATGAAAATGTTAAGGCTGCCATCAAGGACAAGGTTGTCAATGTTGCTCAAGTCACCAGCAATGCACTCGCTTTGGTTAATCGCTTTGCCTCAAACCATCGAACTGCCGAAACTCCTTAA
- the LOC101493798 gene encoding syntaxin-related protein KNOLLE: MNDLMTKSFTSYVDLKKAAMKDEVDLEAGIPKEGVNVELTSSITHLETDMNLFLEEAEKVRTEMGQIRDILTKLEQSNEESKSLHKTEALKSLRERINTDIVTVLKKARCMRTQLEEMDRANDANRRLSGLKDGTPAIYRTRIAVTNGLRKKLKEIMMEFQGLRQRMMSEYKETVGRRYYTVTGEHPDEEVIEKIISNGDDEGFLGKAIQEHGRGKVLETVVEIQDRHDTAKEIEKSLLELHQVFLDMAVMVEAQGEKMDDIEHHVLHASHYVKDGTKNLHSAKQYQRSGRKWMCIGIILLLILILIIVIPIATSFSTS, translated from the exons atgaatgatcTAATGACAAAATCATTCACCAGCTACGTAGATCTAAAAAAAGCAGCTATGAAAGATGAAGTTGATTTAGAAGCTGGTATTCCAAAAGAAggtgttaatgttgaattaacATCTTCAATAACCCATTTGGAAACCGATATGAATTTGTTCTTAGAAGAGGCAGAGAAAGTAAGAACAGAAATGGGTCAAATTCGCGATATCCTAACAAAGCTTGAACAATCAAATGAAGAGAGCAAGTCACTTCACAAAACGGAAGCTTTGAAATCATTGAGGGAAAGAATTAACACTGATATTGTAACTGTTTTGAAGAAAGCAAGGTGTATGAGGACTCAATTGGAAGAAATGGATCGTGCTAATGATGCTAATAGAAGACTCTCTGGACTTAAAGATGGTACACCAGCAATTTATAGAACTAGAATTGCTGTTACTAATGGGTTGCGTAAGAAGCTCAAGGAGATTATGATGGAGTTTCAG GGACTGAGACAGAGAATGATGAGTGAATACAAAGAGACAGTAGGGAGAAGGTATTATACAGTGACAGGTGAACATCCAGATGAAGAAGTAATTGAGAAGATAATATCAAATGGAGATGATGAAGGGTTTTTAGGAAAGGCAATACAAGAACATGGAAGAGGGAAAGTACTAGAAACTGTGGTGGAGATACAAGACAGACATGATACAGCAAAAGAGATTGAGAAGAGTTTGTTGGAACTCCATCAAGTGTTTTTGGATATGGCTGTTATGGTTGAAGCACAAGGTGAGAAAATGGATGATATTGAACATCATGTTCTTCATGCTTCTCATTATGTTAAAGATGGGACTAAGAATCTTCATAGTGCTAAACAATATcagagaagtggaagaaaatGGATGTGCATTGGGATTATACTTTTGCTTATTCTTATTCTCATCATTGTTATTCCCATTGCCACCAGTTTCAGCACTTCTTAA